A stretch of the Aegilops tauschii subsp. strangulata cultivar AL8/78 chromosome 4, Aet v6.0, whole genome shotgun sequence genome encodes the following:
- the LOC109763849 gene encoding uncharacterized protein At1g08160 — translation MHPASSSSSAAHPPDGDRPNAKAPPPPGPAMGYPANAGPNPGNASSAYYAAAPPPVANGNGTAAFGVAYPYPAPPPHHHHHHPPPPPPPPYHHYHNHHNPYQAAPPPPPTCLRRLLALVVAAFLLLGAGTFIVWLLLRPRAPAFSLSALTLSRVAYSPANSSLSAAFDASLLADNPNSKLTISYSSLVAYVDLAPSSPIAVTSLAPFAQGPRNTTTLAFRLDVDGTYVGPDEAAALKSGNGGTMEVQVRLAAIAVFDRGGWRTRRRAMRVLCDGVPVTFRGKNATDAKFDGPARRCQVVL, via the coding sequence atgcaCCCGGCGTCCTCTTCCTCCTCAGCGGCGCACCCGCCGGACGGCGACCGCCCCAACGCcaaggccccgccgccgcccggcccgGCCATGGGCTACCCCGCCAACGCCGGGCCCAACCCCGGCAACGCCAGCTCCGCCTActacgccgccgccccgccccccgTCGCCAACGGCAACGGCACGGCCGCCTTCGGCGTCGCCTACCCCTACCCGGCCCCGCccccgcaccaccaccaccaccacccgcccccgcccccgcccccgccctaCCACCACTACCACAACCACCACAACCCCTACCAGGCggcccctccgccgccgcccacctgcctgcgccgcctcctcgcgctcgtcgtcgccgccttcctcctcctcggcGCCGGCACCTTCATCGTCTGGCTCCTCCTccgcccgcgcgcgcccgccTTCTCCCTCTCCGCTCTCACGCTCTCCCGCGTCGCCTACTCCCCGGCCAActcctccctctccgccgccttCGACGCCTCGCTCCTCGCCGACAACCCCAACTCCAAGCTCACCATCTCCTACTCCTCCCTCGTCGCCTACGTCGATCTCGCCCCCTCCTCCCCCATCGCCGTCACCTCCCTCGCGCCCTTCGCGCAGGGGCCCCGGAACACCACCACGCTCGCCTTCCGCCTCGACGTCGACGGGACCTACGTCGGGCCCGACGAGGCCGCGGCGCTCAAGAGCGGGAACGGGGGCACCATGGAGGTCCAGGTGAGGCTCGCGGCCATCGCCGTCTTCGATAGAGGGGGCTGGCGCACCCGCCGGAGGGCCATGAGGGTGCTGTGCGATGGAGTGCCCGTCACATTCCGTGGGAAGAACGCCACCGACGCAAAATTTGATGGCCCGGCACGCCGCTGCCAAGTCGTCTTGTGA